Proteins encoded by one window of Clostridium perfringens:
- a CDS encoding lipopolysaccharide biosynthesis protein produces MRTKKSIINASVGSIGLIITTIFSFITRTIFIKNLGEVYVGLMGLFSNIIVILSLAELGIGSAIIFSLYKPIAENNKEKIKSLMDTYKKYYRIIGLSVLIIGSAVIPFLGILVNSNEKIDNLTFLYILSLLNTVFSYMFFAYKRSLLIADQRAYIVNIISNSFTVIMYIVQIIVLILYKSFIGYLIVQLLSNVFQNIIIGIKVNKDYPFIKDSNIIKLDNYEKMNLFKNIKAIFISRLSWSILVASDNIVLSMIKGVNLVGIYSNYIMITVTIDRIIANIFNSIKGSIGNLNTINDKEKKEEIFKKTFFLNIWIYGICSICLYILFNDLINIWIGNRFLLDNGTVLAIVIIFFLNGTQITCSIYRETMGLFNQYKYIPIISVILNLLISTILCFKLGVLGVCLGTIISKVLTQFWIDPFVIYKFGFNKQTKEYFINYFKISIVLIFITRVVNFLFNYIEVVNCEQLILKSVLVFCTSNIIFYAIFRKNEGFLFIKHILKNLILKVRRIK; encoded by the coding sequence TTGAGGACAAAGAAATCTATTATTAATGCAAGTGTTGGTAGTATCGGATTAATTATAACAACAATATTTAGTTTTATTACTAGAACTATATTTATAAAGAACTTGGGAGAAGTTTATGTTGGGTTGATGGGATTGTTTTCTAATATAATAGTTATACTATCATTAGCTGAATTAGGTATAGGAAGTGCAATTATTTTTAGTCTTTACAAACCAATAGCAGAAAATAATAAAGAAAAAATAAAATCATTAATGGATACTTACAAAAAATATTATCGGATAATAGGTTTATCTGTGCTTATTATAGGAAGTGCTGTGATTCCGTTTTTGGGGATTTTAGTAAATAGCAATGAAAAAATAGATAATTTAACTTTTTTATATATTTTAAGTTTGTTAAATACGGTATTTTCATATATGTTTTTTGCTTATAAAAGGTCATTATTGATTGCTGATCAAAGAGCATATATTGTAAATATAATTTCAAATTCGTTCACTGTTATCATGTATATAGTACAAATAATTGTGTTAATTTTATATAAAAGTTTTATAGGTTATCTTATAGTTCAACTATTAAGTAATGTATTTCAAAATATAATTATAGGAATAAAAGTAAATAAGGATTATCCATTTATAAAAGACAGTAATATAATAAAATTAGATAACTATGAAAAAATGAATTTATTCAAAAATATAAAAGCTATATTTATAAGTAGATTATCTTGGTCTATTTTAGTTGCAAGCGATAATATTGTGCTTTCTATGATTAAAGGTGTAAATTTAGTAGGTATATATTCAAATTATATAATGATAACTGTAACTATTGATAGAATAATAGCAAATATATTTAATTCAATTAAAGGAAGTATTGGAAATTTAAATACAATTAATGATAAAGAAAAAAAAGAAGAAATATTTAAGAAAACTTTTTTCCTTAATATATGGATATATGGAATTTGTAGTATATGTTTATATATATTGTTTAATGATTTAATAAATATTTGGATAGGAAATAGATTTTTATTAGATAATGGTACAGTTTTAGCAATAGTAATAATTTTCTTTTTAAATGGTACACAAATAACATGTTCTATTTATAGAGAAACAATGGGACTATTTAATCAGTATAAATATATTCCTATAATTTCTGTAATTCTAAATTTATTAATCTCAACAATTCTGTGTTTTAAGTTGGGAGTATTGGGGGTTTGTCTTGGTACTATAATATCTAAAGTACTAACTCAATTTTGGATAGATCCTTTTGTAATATATAAATTTGGATTTAATAAGCAAACTAAGGAGTATTTTATTAATTATTTTAAAATCTCTATAGTATTAATTTTTATTACAAGAGTAGTGAACTTTTTATTTAATTATATTGAAGTTGTTAATTGTGAGCAGTTAATACTTAAATCAGTTTTAGTTTTTTGTACATCAAATATAATATTTTATGCTATCTTTAGAAAAAATGAAGGGTTTTTATTTATTAAACATATATTAAAAAATTTAATTTTAAAAGTTAGGAGAATAAAATGA
- a CDS encoding glycosyltransferase family 4 protein — translation MKNLIIISPGILPVPATEGGAIENLIQNFINQNEYEKRVKIHLFSIYSKEAYKKSLKYKYCKFYFIEIDRYKYKLSRYTRYLINRFSKNYYGNAYINEVVKKLRNIKKIDRILIENKPEYSIILMKYGFENINLHLHNDLINSDTKHSDKILSYNNKIITVSKFIANRVNSVKEYTNIDVVYNGINLETFTKNIEVKKKIDIMNKYNISEEDRIIIYSGRITKEKGVKELILAFNKLNEKFKNIKLLIIGGISYSNNSSNKFFEEIKGISNNNVIFTGYIDYDEINKLYSLGYFGVVPSIGIDAAPLSTIELLVSKMPVIVSSSGGIKELIDEKCGLVVNIDDEYIENLAKNMTKLLLDNELRSNMSYFAYKRGQRYSILNYYNNLISKLIY, via the coding sequence ATGAAAAATTTAATTATTATATCACCGGGAATATTACCAGTTCCAGCTACTGAAGGTGGAGCTATAGAGAATCTTATACAAAATTTTATTAATCAGAATGAATATGAAAAAAGAGTTAAAATACACTTATTTAGTATTTATTCTAAAGAGGCATATAAAAAAAGTCTTAAATATAAATATTGTAAATTTTATTTTATAGAAATAGATAGGTATAAATATAAGTTAAGTAGATATACGAGATATTTAATAAATAGATTTTCTAAAAATTATTATGGAAATGCTTATATAAATGAAGTAGTTAAGAAGTTACGAAATATAAAAAAAATAGATAGAATATTGATTGAAAATAAACCAGAATATTCAATTATATTAATGAAATATGGATTTGAAAATATAAATTTACATTTACATAATGATTTAATAAATTCAGATACAAAACATTCTGATAAAATTTTGAGTTATAATAACAAAATTATAACTGTAAGTAAATTTATTGCTAATAGAGTTAATTCAGTAAAAGAATATACTAATATTGATGTAGTTTATAATGGTATTAATTTAGAAACTTTTACTAAGAATATTGAAGTAAAGAAAAAAATAGATATAATGAACAAGTATAATATTAGTGAAGAAGATAGAATAATAATATATTCTGGAAGAATAACAAAAGAAAAAGGGGTTAAGGAATTAATATTAGCATTTAATAAATTGAATGAAAAATTTAAAAATATAAAATTACTTATAATTGGGGGAATAAGCTATAGTAATAATTCAAGTAATAAATTTTTTGAGGAAATTAAAGGGATTAGTAATAATAATGTGATTTTTACTGGATATATAGATTATGATGAAATAAATAAATTATACTCTTTAGGATATTTTGGAGTTGTACCATCAATAGGAATAGATGCAGCACCATTATCAACTATTGAATTATTAGTAAGTAAAATGCCTGTGATAGTAAGTAGTTCGGGTGGTATTAAAGAATTGATAGATGAAAAATGTGGATTGGTGGTTAATATTGATGATGAATATATAGAAAATTTAGCTAAGAATATGACTAAATTGTTATTAGATAATGAGTTAAGGAGTAATATGTCATATTTTGCATATAAAAGAGGACAAAGATACTCGATATTAAACTATTATAATAACTTAATATCAAAGTTAATTTATTAA
- a CDS encoding glycosyltransferase family 4 protein has product MKKIAFVVSDINNFGGVQKVTNIIANELAKETDLNISIISLFNSKNKNNLMFNKNIELDNIFYEKKDIKKNYIFIMKGIREYFKNNKIDILIVSGSGLVTLFFTALIGVDIKLIAWDHQAFNFGKVLGLEWFGKRIASKYCEKTVVITEDSLNQYTLNLKSKNINLIYNPLEWNYKKDNIYNEKSNKIISCGRLEHQKGFDILIDVANIVLKRNPNFEWHIWGEGSQREILQNKIDSLGLTNKLKLCGYSDNINEKYKDYSLYVMTSRHEGLPVVLIEAMSNKLPVVSFNCKTGPNEIIDDMKNGFLIDCFDIDKMASCIDKILNDKELRLNLSKNSSMILHKFNLGNIVEKWKKILE; this is encoded by the coding sequence ATGAAAAAGATAGCATTTGTAGTAAGTGATATTAATAATTTTGGAGGTGTTCAAAAAGTTACTAATATTATAGCGAATGAACTAGCGAAAGAAACTGACCTAAATATCAGTATTATCTCGCTTTTTAATTCTAAAAATAAAAATAATTTGATGTTTAATAAAAATATAGAATTAGATAATATATTTTATGAAAAAAAGGATATAAAAAAAAATTATATTTTTATTATGAAAGGAATTAGAGAGTATTTTAAGAATAATAAAATAGATATATTGATAGTATCTGGATCAGGATTAGTAACTTTATTTTTCACAGCACTTATAGGAGTTGATATAAAATTAATAGCATGGGATCATCAAGCTTTTAATTTTGGAAAAGTATTAGGGCTAGAGTGGTTTGGAAAAAGAATAGCATCTAAGTATTGTGAAAAAACTGTTGTTATTACAGAAGATTCACTGAATCAATATACACTTAACTTGAAAAGTAAAAATATAAATTTAATATATAATCCTTTAGAATGGAATTATAAAAAAGATAATATATATAATGAAAAGTCAAATAAAATAATAAGTTGTGGAAGATTAGAACATCAAAAGGGATTTGATATTTTAATAGATGTGGCTAATATTGTGCTTAAAAGAAATCCTAATTTTGAATGGCATATTTGGGGAGAAGGAAGTCAGAGAGAAATACTTCAAAACAAAATAGATTCATTAGGTTTAACAAATAAACTAAAGCTTTGTGGATATTCTGATAATATTAATGAAAAATATAAAGATTATTCATTATACGTTATGACATCAAGGCATGAAGGGTTACCAGTTGTTTTAATTGAAGCTATGAGTAATAAATTACCAGTGGTTAGTTTTAATTGTAAAACTGGACCAAATGAAATTATAGATGATATGAAAAATGGATTTTTAATAGATTGTTTTGATATTGATAAAATGGCTAGTTGTATAGATAAAATACTTAACGATAAAGAATTAAGACTAAACTTATCCAAAAATTCGTCTATGATTTTACATAAATTTAATTTAGGAAATATAGTTGAAAAATGGAAAAAAATTTTGGAGTAA
- a CDS encoding glycosyltransferase family 4 protein yields the protein MKIIHVEDRFEPQAGYQINELIKVQAKQGDKVIVITSQNPIFSDKSKLKEGDLVLKNKYDIDVIRLDYYAVISSRYLFKGLFKTIDNLNPDVVFLHGIGDFKDLILFGKAPKYTIVRDCHMSWVASKNKFANIYYKFFKLFFSKIINKKDIYSKVFALGVEEAEYLDVLGINSEKVDFLYHGYNSDVMYYDFKGRNEVRSEYGFNEDDIVISYIGKFDFNKRPDLIIDILNELSGSLIEKKNIKLLLIGGKNLKFMSLFDEKINNLKKEIKFIIDDSKKFESLRKYFSASDICIFPKETTLSSIHAQVCRCPVIMENHYSNKERVIENKNLYDIDNIKEASNILERIIVNREYDKENNAKYDNILRNRDYKVQISKLYNSVKMEKR from the coding sequence TTGAAAATAATACATGTTGAAGATAGATTTGAACCACAAGCAGGGTATCAAATTAATGAGTTGATAAAGGTGCAAGCTAAACAGGGAGATAAAGTTATAGTAATAACATCTCAAAATCCTATTTTTTCAGACAAATCCAAATTAAAGGAAGGTGATTTGGTTTTAAAGAATAAATATGACATAGATGTTATTAGACTTGATTATTATGCAGTTATATCATCTAGATATTTATTTAAAGGATTATTTAAAACCATAGATAATTTAAATCCAGACGTTGTATTTTTACATGGGATTGGTGACTTTAAAGATTTAATTTTATTTGGTAAAGCTCCTAAATATACTATAGTAAGAGATTGTCACATGTCATGGGTTGCATCAAAAAATAAATTTGCAAATATATATTATAAATTTTTTAAATTATTTTTTTCAAAGATTATAAATAAAAAGGATATATATAGTAAGGTATTTGCATTAGGGGTAGAGGAAGCAGAATACTTAGATGTTTTAGGGATAAATTCAGAAAAAGTAGATTTTCTATATCATGGATACAATAGTGATGTTATGTATTATGATTTTAAAGGGAGAAATGAAGTTAGATCTGAATATGGTTTTAATGAGGATGATATAGTAATAAGTTATATTGGTAAGTTTGATTTTAATAAAAGACCAGATTTAATTATTGACATATTGAATGAATTGTCTGGAAGTTTAATTGAGAAAAAAAACATAAAATTACTATTAATCGGTGGTAAAAACTTAAAATTTATGAGCTTATTTGATGAAAAGATAAATAACTTAAAAAAAGAAATAAAATTTATTATAGATGACAGCAAAAAGTTTGAGAGTCTTAGAAAATATTTTTCTGCTAGCGATATATGTATTTTTCCAAAAGAAACTACATTAAGTTCTATTCATGCTCAAGTTTGTAGATGCCCAGTTATAATGGAAAATCATTATTCAAATAAAGAAAGAGTAATAGAAAATAAGAATTTATATGATATAGACAATATAAAAGAAGCTTCAAATATATTAGAAAGAATAATTGTAAATCGAGAATATGATAAAGAAAACAATGCAAAATACGATAATATTTTGAGAAATAGAGACTATAAGGTTCAAATTTCTAAATTATATAACAGTGTAAAAATGGAGAAAAGATGA